Proteins encoded together in one Macadamia integrifolia cultivar HAES 741 chromosome 8, SCU_Mint_v3, whole genome shotgun sequence window:
- the LOC122087350 gene encoding beta-fructofuranosidase, insoluble isoenzyme 1-like, whose protein sequence is MEINLRYFWVVILLWFVLRSDNGDHMCVEASHKVYPELQSIQAEIVSPLYRTAYHFQPPKNWINDPNGPMYYNGIYHLFYQYNPYGSAWGNIVWAHSISFDMINWIQLNPAIYPSKPFDVNGCWSGSATILPGNKPVILYTGIDGQKRQVQNIALPNNLSDPYLREWTKPDFNPLIVPTIDQNVTAFRDPTTAWLGQDGYWRVLVGNKRKHRGMAALYKSRDFKHWWKVQHPLHSSADTGMWECPDFYPVALQGEFGLETSVNDVGIKHVLKVSLDNTRYEYYTVGKYFADKDQYVPDNTSADNAMGLRYDYGNFYASKTFFDAGKNRRILWGWANESDTPDDSTAKGWAGIQTIPRKVWLDESGKQLLQWPINEIETLRGKSVQLGTVHLAKGGLVEVKPITAAQADVEVTFHINNLDKAEPFDPTWVDPQQLCGQKGATVQGGFGPFGLLTLASKNLEEYTSVFFRVYKAKDKHMVLMCSDQSSSSLRPEVYKPSFGGFVDVDLTKGMISLRSLIDHSVVESFGAGGKTCITSRVYPSLATNEDAHLFAFNNGTEAVEILKLRAWNMHRPRMN, encoded by the exons ATGGAGATTAATCTGAGATACTTTTGGGTTGTGATATTGTTGTGGTTTGTACTGAGAAGCGACAATGGTGATCATATGTGTGTGGAAGCATCGCACAAGGTTTACCCAGAGTTGCAGTCAATTCAAGCCGAAATCGTCAGCCCACTTTACAGAACCGCTTATCACTTTCAACCTCCTAAGAACTGGATTAACG ATCCAAATG GACCTATGTATTACAATGGCATCTACCATCTGTTTTACCAGTATAACCCCTATGGCTCAGCCTGGGGCAACATTGTATGGGCCCATTCCATATCATTTGATATGATCAACTGGATCCAACTTAACCCAGCCATATATCCTTCCAAGCCATTTGATGTAAATGGATGCTGGTCTGGATCAGCCACAATCCTCCCTGGAAACAAACCAGTCATCCTCTACACTGGAATTGATGGCCAAAAGAGGCAGGTCCAGAACATAGCATTGCCAAACAACCTCTCTGACCCATACCTCAGGGAGTGGACAAAGCCTGATTTCAACCCATTGATAGTGCCCACCATTGACCAGAATGTGACCGCGTTTCGTGACCCGACCACCGCATGGTTAGGCCAGGATGGATATTGGAGAGTCTTGGTGGGCAATAAGAGGAAACATAGGGGAATGGCTGCCTTGTATAAGAGTAGAGATTTCAAGCATTGGTGGAAGGTACAACACCCTTTGCACTCATCAGCTGATACTGGTATGTGGGAGTGTCCAGATTTCTATCCAGTTGCTTTGCAAGGGGAGTTTGGGTTAGAGACATCTGTGAATGATGTTGGAATCAAGCATGTATTGAAGGTGAGCCTTGATAACACCAGGTATGAATACTACACAGTGGGAAAATATTTCGCTGATAAAGACCAGTATGTGCCTGATAACACATCTGCTGATAATGCAATGGGGCTGAGATATGATTATGGTAATTTCTATGCATCAAAGACTTTCTTTGATGCTGGTAAGAACAGAAGAATCTTGTGGGGATGGGCAAATGAATCTGATACTCCCGATGATTCTACTGCCAAAGGATGGGCTGGTATTCAG ACAATTCCAAGGAAAGTATGGCTTGATGAATCTGGAAAGCAATTGTTGCAATGGCCGATCAATGAAATCGAAACTCTTAGAGGAAAAAGTGTTCAATTGGGAACAGTTCATCTTGCGAAGGGAGGACTTGTCGAAGTTAAACCAATCACAGCAGCACAG GCTGATGTTGAGGTTACCTTCCACATAAACAATTTAGACAAGGCTGAGCCCTTTGATCCTACTTGGGTTGATCCCCAACAACTCTGTGGCCAAAAGGGAGCTACTGTTCAAGGTGGGTTTGGACCATTTGGGCTGCTGACATTGGCTTCCAAAAATCTAGAGGAGTACACATCAGTTTTCTTCAGAGTTTACAAAGCTAAAGACAAGCATATGGTGCTTATGTGCTCTGATCAAAGCAG TTCATCACTAAGGCCAGAAGTATATAAACCATCCTTTGGAGGTTTTGTGGATGTAGATTTGACTAAGGGGATGATATCTCTCAGGAGTTTG ATTGATCATTCTGTTGTGGAAAGTTTTGGAGCTGGAGGGAAGACATGCATCACATCTCGAGTTTATCCATCTCTAGCAACTAATGAGGATGCACACTTGTTTGCCTTCAACAATGGGACTGAAGCTGTGGAAATCTTGAAGCTGAGAGCATGGAACATGCACAGACCTCGGATGAACTAA